The Salvelinus namaycush isolate Seneca chromosome 19, SaNama_1.0, whole genome shotgun sequence DNA window AATCATTCCTATGAAAATGTAATGTAGGATTACACTCATAATCAAACAGACACATAAACCAAATGATTTTATCCAGTTTGTTTATTGGTCATAAAGTCTTCTGCCTCATGTTAATGTAAGCATATCTCTTTATATGCTTGTCTGTTAATGATTGTGTTTTTTGGTGAACTAAGGGCCGGTACCCCAGACACAGATTAGGCCTCTAGACGAGATTCTCCACTGAACACACTTTGTGTCCAGGACAAGgactaatctgtgtctgggaaaccagccctaaaaATAGAGTAATGTCAACTGTAATGGTGAATGCTGACTATCATTCAGGTGGGGGTAAAAAGAATCTGATGTACAACCTCCCACGAGAGTGCATCAGGAACTACTTCCCCTCGCGCAAGTGCTTTGTATTCCCCACCCCTACAACTCCTGCCAACATGCCCCACCTGGATTCCATGGACGAGGCTGGCCTGTGTGGAAGCTTCCGAAAGGTTGCAGACACTTTCTGCTGCTTTATTTTCCAGGAGAGCCGTACAAAAACTGTCAAAGGGGGCCACAACGTAACCGGGAGAAGTAAGTCAAATATCAGCAGATTTTGCACAGATGCATTGAATGTATCCTATGTTATTGTACCACCAAATGTATACACTTATATTTTTCTTCCCGCCTCTATCTGATTGCAGTGCTCGGCCACTTGGTTAACACCTATGTGGAGACCATAGCCAAAGGCTCTGTGCCCTGTCTGGAGAATGCGGTGCTGGCCATGGCTCAAATTGAGAACCAGGCTGCTGTGGATGAGGGCCAGGTAGTATACCAGAGGGGCATGGAGGAGGTGAAGGCCTTATTCCCTGTGGACATGGGTCAGATTTCAGCTCATCACCTCCGCTCAGACCACCAGGCCACGCAGGCTTTCATGAAACGATCCTTCAAAGACGAAAATGGAGATTTCTTGAAAGCGTTGGCGGTAAGGGTCATCATTTCAGATCTGTGCCTGGTACAAACACTGCCTTAGTTCTTAACTCTGTCAAGGACCACTTTTTACAAATGCTTCCCTAAAACAGTCTTGACTCCTGCAGGTGGCCATTGCAAAGCACTACGCTGACCTTCTCATTCAGAACGAGGATGCCTCAGAGAAGAAGTGTGCGGCCCTTCTGGAGAAGCTGTCTGCTCCGATGGCCCAGAAGATTAAGGAGGGGATCTACACCACACCTGGAGGATATGAGCTTTACTGCAATCACCATGACAACATGGTTGCACAGTACCGAGCCGAGCCTGATAAAGGAGTTGGGGTAAGAGCTTCGAGCTGAATCCTTGCTAGGGCTGAAACATTCATAAAAAAATCCATATTGAATACTGGAGTTGTTCTCGTCTTTCAGGTCGATCCACTCACAGTAGTTTCAATGTCGTAGATGGATTGCTGTTTCTATCAACCTCTGTTACTGTTATCATTCACATTATCTTCCATAAAGTATTTCTAGGCATCTACAGCATCATACCAAAAACACATCCAACCGGTTTTAGATTGCCATCAAACAATGGTAAAACATGTAGCCTTTGGGGGTGTTTTCTGCAGGCTGAGGAGATTCTTGAGCAGTTCCTGAGGGAGAAGAGTCTAGAGAAGAATTCCATCTTGCAGGCTGACAAAAAATTGACGGAAAATGAGAAAAGAATCTATGGTAAGTCCAAAATATAGCATTGGGATGTTAAGTCAACATAGATCTGGGATGTTTGAAAGAGTATTCTAAAAGTTATGGCCTACTCCAGAACATGGAAAAGATCAGGGGCTGTCTGTTGACTCCATATGAGAGAGAATATGAGTAGTCCAGAAGGTAGAGTGTTTTCCTACCTCAACTCTTCCTTTGGACCatgcagaggagaaggagagatcaGCTGTGCTGGAGCAGGAGAAGAAGGCTGCTGAAGAGAAACGGTTGGAGATGGAGCGCACCATGGAGGACGATCGCAGAAGCAAAGACGAGAAGTTGAAGCAGATGGAAGAGAAGATGAAGGAGGAGATGAAGCAACAGGAACGGGACTTCCACAGGGCCTTGGAGTGCAAGGTGCAGGAGCAGAAGGATCTGCTGGAGAAGGGCCACAAGGAGAAGGCTGACTTAATGAGACAGGAGATAGAGGAGTTCAAGAAGAGCAACACACCTGGGAAGGACGGAGGTGGTTTCCTTGAGTCTACAGTCATGCCTGTTCTTCGATTTGGATTGGACGCTGCCAACACTTTCTTTCAATATAAGCTCATGAGGGGAGCTTTTATGAAGTAGAAACATTGTGTATTACCTGAGCATGTACACATTTGTTAGCTTTATCTAGCAATGTAAAGCAGAAAGTCAAGTTGATAGCCATGCTTAGTATCAGTATAAGCTTTATATGCAAGAgtgatgtattattatttttcttaCACAGTATATGTATTTACAGGTTTTGGTGAAATTATCACTGTACTAGTATAGCGCTTAAATCTAGAGGCTTTAATAAAAACATTTCTAGACTAACTGAGACTTTTCTTTAATCAtagtatacactgaacaaaaatataaacgcaacaatttctaagattttactgaattacatttaaggaaatcaatcaactgaagtaaattcattaggtcctaatctctggatttcacatgactgggaaagcAGATATGCatgtgttggtcacagataccttaaaaaaaaggtaggggtgtggaccagaaaaccagtcagtatttggtgtgaccaccatttgcctcatgcagcacaacacatctccttcgcatagagttgatcaggccattgattgtggaatgttgtctcactcctcttcaatagctgtgtgaagatgctggatgttggcaggaactggaacacaatgtcgatccagagcatcccagaactgggacattttcaacttccaaaaaatgtgtacagatccttgcgacatggggccgtgcattatcatgctgaaacacgaggtgatggcggcagatgaatggcacgacaatgggcctcaggatctcgtcacggtttctctgtgcattcaacttgccattgataaaatgcaattgtgtttgttgtccttgCTTATGCTGgcccacaccataaccccaccgccaccattgggcactctgttcacaacgttgacatcagcaaaccactccccgacacaatgccctacatgctgtctgccatctgccctgtacagttgaaactgtgattcatccgtgaagagcacacttctccagcgtgccagtggccatcaaaggtggccaaactgcagtcaggtgtcatgacgttgccctctttggacaCCGCGAGCACCATCCCTCTACCTCGgcacatctctctctgtctcctacaaccaggctgctgtggtcagagaggttgTAAATTCCTAGGGAAGATCCTGCCTCATggccagacagtatagagagagattgagtttcatagagagaacaaaggaatttcttccacctctcCGAACTGGAGAACCGAACgacatttatgttctggagaaggtataaaagatcggtgaagaatccagctacgaactggtccatttggtacaattttgtgaaactcatgggagacaatatggccacattaccataacgctgtttatacaatagcctcagatatgaggcttacatctaattgttgtataagatgaatgagtgaggatgatactgtttgtgaaattgtgtaatgtgattttggactgttaaatgaaggaaactccaattccctttggagtttaactaaatcagaggaccgcccatgagcacagttatggtctGGCATCatgggacaggcccttttctgctcttccgaataaaacccccacccagGTTTTCTATTGTCAGACCGAGCTTACCTCAATTACGAGATGGCTAAcggttgcagaccagcttaccacgagagggccaaggtttgagtagagaccatttacctgagtataagctaaggtttgagtagatggctgaatcttttaaccataccacatggttaaactcttagactatcgataccgacagaataagaacaagtctttgatattaattactagtctgcagctaggaattcggtatcattgaacgcgaagaccgacaaccgccgaaaacatctattctataacgacgtgaatgaatgtcactctgaactatccattctaaccacaacagagagagagagcggacaaactctccaacagaaacaaacttttcaacagagatcccgacgacacactgagcgtaaatatatatattgattgcaattgttcccgaatgagtgagcgttcatgtgcaaaggattagtatttcaattgttataattatcactctgtctaacaagccgccataccGGTTTAGCCCATTAGGGCACATCCGCTataatttccttgtaaccatatctactgtttgttatgcatttctgtgaattacttagttagtaaataaatgattttaagacaattgatgtatggatgactcatagtgaagactgggttcgtgcagataaccaacaatttacgacgtttggaatgagactaacgtgaggtaaataataactcattaattcgaagactaattgatcagatattaaaatatctgaaagttatattaggaaaattataactttgtaatctgaatattttccttggtgccccgacttcctagttaattacagttacatgattaatcagtttaatcgcgtaataataattacagagagttatttgataaataagtcttcagttttaatgatgccaaagacacgacagataACTTTTCACATTTTCTCTGATAGGGTTAAGGATGACGCTAAACCTGTTTTAATGGAGATATTGATCAATGGGGAGAACTGATGAACTGAACACCACCAGCTGAATCTCTACATGGAAACATAAGCACAAACATTCACATGAAAAAGAGACATCGTGTCTTTCAGTCACCTCATATAAATGTAATCAAATACAAACATGAGTACATCAACAGCAGGACAACAAGAGGAACTGTAATTATAGAATGATATGAACACATCTctacttgtcacgttcctgacctgttttctcttgttttgtatgtgtttagttggtcaggacgtgagctgggtgggaattctatgttgtgtgtctagtttgtctgtttctatgtcagcctagtgtgggttctcaatcagaggcagatggtagtcgttgtctctgattgagactgatatataggaggcttgttttgtgttgggattttgtgggtgtttgtttcctgtctctgtgtttgtgttctgcaccagataggactgtctcgactttcacatttgttgtttttgtattgttgtaagtgtttcaCCGTTTATGttcaattaaacatgttgaacactaaccgcgctgcattttggtcctctccttcatctcaggaagaaagtcgttacagaaacacccaccaaacccggaccaagcagcgtggcaacgggcagcagcaacagcagcagcggtaccaggaggaatggtcatgggaggaaatcataaacggaaaaggaccctgggcaaaggtgggagagaatcgccactcttgggaggagaaggaggcagccacagcccaggagcgctggattgaggaggcagcacgtaagagaggctggaagcccgagaggctcacccaaaaatttcttggggggggctaaaggggagtgtggcgaagccgggttggatacctgagccaactccccgggcttaccgtggagtgagagggcgtcgtactggtcagacaccgtgttatgcggtaaagcgcacggtgtccccagtacgcgtgcttagcccagtgcgggctattccaccttgccgcactgggagggctaggttgggcatcgagccggatgtcatgaagccggcccaacatatctggcctccagtacgtctcctcgggccggcgtacatggcaccagccttacaggtggtgtccccggttcgcctgcatagcccagtgcgggttgttccacctcgccgcactggcagggctacggggaccattcaacctggtaaggttggagaggctcggtgctcaagagcgcgtgtcctccttcacggtccggtatatccggcgccaccttcccgccccagcccagtaccaccagtgcctacaccacgcaccaggcttccagtgcatctccagagccctgttcctcctccccgcactcgccctgaggtgcgtgccctcagcccggtacctccagttccggcaccacgcatcaggcctatagtgcgtctcagccggccagagtctgccgtctgcccagcggcgcctgaactgcccgtctgcccagcggcgcctgaactgcccgtctgcccagcggcgcctgaactgcccgtctgcccagcggcgcctgaactgcccgtctgcccaacgccgtctgaactgtccgtctgcccaacgccgtctgaactgtccgtctgcccaacgccgtctgaactgtccgtctgcccaacgccatcggagccatccgtctccccagcgccatcggagccatccgtctgcccagcgccgtctgagccatccgtctgcccagcgccgtctgagccatccgtctgcccagcgccgtctgagccatccgtctgcccagcgccatctgagtcatccgtctgccacgagccattagagccgcccgtctgtcccgagccattagagccgcccgtcagtcaggagccgctagagccgtccgtca harbors:
- the LOC120064293 gene encoding guanylate-binding protein 1-like translates to MDSPMCLVENADGELHVVPGAIKYLMGLNQKVVVVSVVGLYRTGKSYLMNKLAGKRKGFALGATIQSKTKGIWMWCVPHPEKRDHTLVLLDTEGLGDVEKGDSKNDAWIFSLAILLSSTLVYNSRGTIDNQAVENLQYVSELTERIKVNSSSAASSSHDDEEGGDAQFVQFFPNFVWAIRDFTLLLEIDGRNVTEDEYLEHSLELRKGGGKKNLMYNLPRECIRNYFPSRKCFVFPTPTTPANMPHLDSMDEAGLCGSFRKVADTFCCFIFQESRTKTVKGGHNVTGRMLGHLVNTYVETIAKGSVPCLENAVLAMAQIENQAAVDEGQVVYQRGMEEVKALFPVDMGQISAHHLRSDHQATQAFMKRSFKDENGDFLKALAVAIAKHYADLLIQNEDASEKKCAALLEKLSAPMAQKIKEGIYTTPGGYELYCNHHDNMVAQYRAEPDKGVGAEEILEQFLREKSLEKNSILQADKKLTENEKRIYEEKERSAVLEQEKKAAEEKRLEMERTMEDDRRSKDEKLKQMEEKMKEEMKQQERDFHRALECKVQEQKDLLEKGHKEKADLMRQEIEEFKKSNTPGKDGGGFLESTVMPVLRFGLDAANTFFQYKLMRGAFMK